From Streptomyces sp. NBC_00683, one genomic window encodes:
- a CDS encoding exo-beta-N-acetylmuramidase NamZ family protein produces the protein MRRRDLLTASAALAATPALATRASAGTPDGTAETGRHARVRTGFERLRASGYASLAGQRVGVISNPTGVTPDLGHIVDAMSGDGKVDMVAVFGPEHGFRGISQAGEGEDFYTDAKTGLPVYNAYNSSTTMAGHFSELNLDTVVFDIQEIGARFYTYIWTMYLALEAAAELGLRFVVLDRPNVLSAKDAHGPVLHPENSTFVGLKPIAQQYGMTVGELAGLFNDTFVPEATGGKRADLHVERMSGWKRRMRYSETGLPWVPPSPNMPTVATAEAYVGTCYFEATALSEGRGTTMPFQMVGAPGIDHRWQEALNALDLPGARFREAYFNPTFSKQAGKTCGGVELQITDVDRFDPIRTALVMILEQRRLFPQYGWRSQDGGSAYWLDKLSGNREVRLAVEAGAPVDDIVSLWQDDLAAFRTRRARHLLYS, from the coding sequence GTGAGACGCAGAGACCTCCTGACGGCGTCGGCGGCGCTCGCCGCCACCCCCGCCCTCGCCACCCGGGCCTCGGCCGGCACCCCCGACGGCACGGCCGAGACGGGCAGACACGCCCGTGTGCGCACCGGCTTCGAGCGGCTGCGCGCGAGCGGCTACGCCTCGCTGGCCGGACAGCGGGTGGGCGTCATCTCCAACCCGACCGGCGTCACCCCCGACCTCGGCCACATCGTCGACGCGATGTCCGGCGACGGGAAGGTGGACATGGTCGCCGTGTTCGGCCCCGAGCACGGCTTCCGCGGCATCTCGCAGGCCGGAGAGGGCGAGGACTTCTACACCGACGCCAAGACCGGGCTGCCCGTCTACAACGCCTACAACAGCTCCACCACCATGGCGGGGCACTTCTCCGAACTGAATCTGGACACCGTGGTGTTCGACATCCAGGAGATCGGGGCCCGCTTCTACACCTACATCTGGACGATGTACCTGGCCCTGGAGGCGGCGGCCGAACTGGGTCTGCGCTTCGTGGTACTCGACCGCCCGAACGTCCTGTCCGCGAAGGACGCGCACGGCCCGGTCCTGCACCCGGAGAACTCCACCTTCGTGGGGCTGAAACCCATCGCGCAGCAGTACGGCATGACCGTCGGCGAACTGGCCGGTCTCTTCAACGACACGTTCGTCCCCGAGGCGACCGGCGGCAAACGCGCCGACCTGCACGTGGAGCGGATGTCGGGCTGGAAGCGCCGGATGCGGTACTCCGAGACCGGCCTGCCGTGGGTGCCACCGTCACCGAACATGCCGACGGTCGCCACGGCCGAGGCGTACGTGGGGACCTGCTACTTCGAGGCCACCGCCCTGTCCGAGGGGCGCGGCACCACCATGCCGTTCCAGATGGTCGGGGCGCCCGGCATCGACCACCGCTGGCAGGAGGCCCTCAACGCGCTCGACCTGCCGGGGGCCCGCTTCCGGGAGGCGTACTTCAACCCCACCTTCTCCAAGCAGGCCGGCAAGACCTGCGGCGGCGTGGAACTCCAGATCACTGACGTGGACCGGTTCGACCCGATCCGAACCGCGCTGGTGATGATCCTGGAGCAGCGCCGTCTCTTCCCGCAGTACGGCTGGCGCAGCCAGGACGGCGGCAGTGCCTACTGGCTCGACAAACTCAGCGGTAACCGCGAGGTGCGGCTCGCGGTGGAAGCGGGCGCGCCTGTCGACGACATCGTTTCCCTGTGGCAGGACGACCTCGCCGCGTTCCGCACCCGGCGCGCGCGACACCTCTTGTACTCCTGA
- a CDS encoding helix-turn-helix domain-containing protein: protein MGSSYYQFCPVAKAMELLDERWTLLIVRELVTGTEHFNELRRGVPRMSPTLLSKRLQQLVRAGIAERRSEGHQVRYVLTPAGHELRPVVEALSVWGIRWIGELGDADLDPKLLMWDMHRRIDHDVVPAGRTVVRFVFSDVAANACHWWLVITAAEADVCDVDPGFDVTVTVSASLRHMVEIWRGDLEWTAALRSGAVAVQGPETLRRAVPDWFTLPPFASVPRPAYGLPQG, encoded by the coding sequence ATGGGGTCTTCGTACTACCAGTTCTGCCCGGTCGCAAAAGCGATGGAGTTGCTCGACGAACGTTGGACGCTCCTCATCGTGCGCGAACTGGTGACGGGGACCGAGCACTTCAACGAGCTGCGGCGGGGTGTGCCGCGGATGTCGCCCACGCTGCTGTCCAAGCGGCTGCAGCAGCTCGTGCGCGCCGGAATCGCGGAAAGACGGTCCGAGGGCCATCAGGTGCGCTACGTCCTGACCCCGGCGGGTCACGAGCTCCGGCCGGTGGTCGAGGCCCTCAGTGTCTGGGGCATCCGGTGGATCGGCGAGCTCGGCGACGCGGATCTCGACCCCAAGCTGCTGATGTGGGACATGCACCGGCGTATCGACCACGATGTCGTCCCGGCCGGGCGCACCGTGGTCCGGTTCGTGTTCTCGGACGTGGCCGCGAACGCCTGCCACTGGTGGCTGGTGATCACCGCTGCCGAAGCCGACGTCTGCGATGTGGATCCGGGCTTCGATGTGACGGTCACTGTCTCCGCGAGCCTGCGTCACATGGTCGAGATCTGGCGCGGCGATCTGGAATGGACCGCTGCTCTGCGCTCCGGGGCTGTGGCAGTACAGGGCCCGGAGACGCTGCGACGAGCGGTTCCTGACTGGTTCACCCTGCCGCCCTTCGCCTCCGTGCCGCGGCCTGCTTACGGGCTGCCCCAGGGGTGA
- a CDS encoding SMI1/KNR4 family protein encodes MTTDWTAEARRTARGRRLDELSSPPSGQSACPAAPLSEAEICEAEAELGIGFPDQYRAYLLRQNAGGTVNRLGRSAAGWGWHGDSHTNYDLLTTAFPHPDSYRAYEDELDAREPLTENFPDHNAYRAAWEQWDAEYEVFEERKTSGAVFIQDNGCGFSTLLVVSGPLRGSLWFDGRATCDQILPLNLGGQPVSFTDWLARRSMDLVGW; translated from the coding sequence ATGACGACCGACTGGACTGCGGAGGCACGACGCACTGCCCGGGGGCGGCGCTTGGACGAGCTCAGCTCTCCCCCGTCAGGGCAGAGTGCCTGCCCGGCGGCGCCGCTGTCCGAAGCGGAGATCTGCGAAGCGGAAGCGGAGCTGGGTATCGGCTTCCCGGATCAGTACCGCGCGTACTTGCTCCGGCAGAACGCCGGCGGCACGGTGAACCGCCTGGGCCGATCCGCGGCAGGCTGGGGCTGGCACGGGGACTCGCACACCAACTACGACCTGCTGACCACCGCCTTCCCACATCCCGACTCCTACCGTGCTTACGAGGACGAGCTGGACGCGCGCGAGCCGCTGACGGAGAACTTCCCGGACCACAACGCCTACCGGGCGGCATGGGAGCAGTGGGATGCCGAATACGAGGTGTTCGAGGAACGCAAGACGTCCGGCGCTGTATTCATCCAGGACAACGGCTGCGGCTTCTCGACCCTGCTCGTGGTCTCCGGTCCGCTCCGCGGCTCACTGTGGTTCGACGGCAGGGCCACCTGCGATCAGATCCTGCCTCTGAACCTGGGCGGTCAGCCCGTGTCGTTCACGGACTGGCTGGCCCGAAGGTCCATGGATCTGGTCGGGTGGTGA
- a CDS encoding glycoside hydrolase family 3 protein, giving the protein MSVRGCGALRRSMVAATAAIGLLLGLPQGAAAGPGSAQDSRGGRDGGDKGRWVEGRLDAMTLEEKVGQLFVTYAYGETAEDTDADDVARNRTWLGVDNGLQAVKKYHLGGVIYFAWTDSFQNPGQVADLSDGLQRAALGSGAQVPLLISTDQEHGRVVRFGPPATQFPGSMALGASGRPKDAYKAGRISGTELRAVGINQDYAPVADVNVNPMNPVIGVRSFSSDPQLAADLTAAQVRGYQKAGTVATAKHFPGHGDTDVDSHTDLPVITHTEEEWERLDAPPFRAAIDAGVGSIMTAHLQFPSLDPSGTPATLSKPIMTGLLREEMGYDGVVVTDSLAMAGVRKTYPDAEVPVRALQAGVDMLLMPPNLDLAYRSVLAAVASGELTEDRIDTSVRRILTLKQKQGIADDPYTDRAAVDSVVGNARHLKEARTITDRTTTLIKNDGGLLPLTADGNRVLVTGSTATVTQTLAGAVTAQGGTGTALATAANPTTADIATAVTAAAGQDTVVVLTNSARTNPGQATLVQALTATGTPVVTISVGVPYDIASYPQAGVHLAAYSNNAIALESAARVLFGEVSPRGSLPVSIPRADAPGTALFPFGHGLTYTN; this is encoded by the coding sequence ATGAGCGTCCGGGGATGTGGTGCCCTGCGCAGATCGATGGTGGCAGCGACCGCCGCCATCGGGTTGCTCCTGGGCCTGCCGCAGGGCGCCGCGGCCGGTCCGGGATCCGCCCAGGACAGCCGGGGCGGCCGGGACGGCGGGGACAAGGGCCGCTGGGTCGAGGGCCGCCTGGACGCCATGACGCTGGAGGAGAAGGTCGGCCAACTCTTCGTCACCTACGCCTACGGCGAGACTGCCGAGGACACCGACGCCGACGACGTGGCCCGCAACCGTACGTGGCTGGGGGTGGACAACGGCCTGCAGGCGGTGAAGAAGTACCACCTCGGCGGGGTCATCTACTTCGCCTGGACCGACAGTTTCCAGAACCCGGGCCAGGTCGCCGACCTGTCCGACGGACTCCAGCGGGCCGCGCTGGGGAGCGGCGCCCAGGTGCCGCTACTGATCTCCACCGACCAGGAGCACGGCCGGGTCGTCCGGTTCGGCCCGCCCGCCACCCAGTTCCCGGGCAGCATGGCGCTCGGGGCCTCCGGAAGGCCGAAGGACGCCTACAAGGCGGGGCGGATCAGCGGTACGGAGCTGCGCGCCGTCGGCATCAACCAGGACTACGCCCCCGTCGCGGACGTGAACGTCAACCCGATGAACCCCGTCATCGGCGTACGGTCCTTCAGCAGCGACCCCCAGCTCGCCGCCGACTTGACGGCCGCCCAGGTACGGGGCTACCAGAAGGCCGGTACCGTCGCCACGGCCAAGCACTTCCCCGGACACGGCGACACCGACGTCGACAGTCACACCGACCTGCCGGTGATCACCCACACCGAGGAGGAGTGGGAGCGGCTGGACGCGCCGCCGTTCCGCGCGGCCATCGACGCCGGCGTCGGCTCGATCATGACCGCACACCTCCAGTTCCCCTCGCTCGATCCGTCCGGCACCCCCGCCACCCTGTCGAAGCCGATCATGACAGGCCTGTTGCGCGAGGAAATGGGCTACGACGGCGTGGTCGTCACCGACTCGCTGGCGATGGCCGGGGTGCGGAAGACATACCCCGACGCCGAGGTTCCCGTCCGTGCCCTCCAAGCGGGCGTCGACATGCTCCTCATGCCCCCGAACCTCGACCTGGCCTACCGGTCGGTGCTCGCCGCAGTCGCCTCCGGGGAGCTGACGGAGGACCGCATCGACACCTCCGTGCGCCGGATCCTCACCCTCAAGCAGAAACAGGGAATCGCCGACGACCCGTACACCGACCGGGCCGCGGTCGACAGCGTGGTCGGCAACGCGCGCCACCTCAAGGAAGCGCGGACGATCACCGACCGCACCACGACCCTGATCAAGAACGACGGAGGCCTGCTGCCGCTGACCGCGGACGGCAACCGGGTCCTGGTCACCGGTTCGACCGCGACCGTCACCCAGACCCTCGCCGGTGCGGTCACCGCGCAGGGCGGGACCGGGACCGCCCTCGCGACGGCCGCCAACCCGACGACGGCGGACATCGCCACAGCCGTCACCGCCGCCGCCGGCCAGGACACCGTGGTCGTGCTCACCAACTCGGCCCGCACCAACCCCGGCCAGGCCACCCTTGTCCAAGCCCTGACCGCCACCGGCACGCCGGTCGTCACGATCTCGGTCGGAGTCCCCTACGACATCGCCTCCTACCCGCAGGCAGGCGTCCACCTGGCCGCGTACTCCAACAACGCGATCGCGCTGGAGTCCGCCGCCCGCGTCCTCTTCGGCGAGGTCTCGCCCCGCGGCAGCCTCCCGGTGAGCATCCCGCGGGCCGACGCCCCGGGGACCGCGCTGTTCCCGTTCGGCCACGGCCTGACGTACACGAACTGA